Proteins encoded by one window of Chryseobacterium sp. POL2:
- a CDS encoding DinB family protein: protein MSIKESLIIEMQRETDNTKRLLERLNQDHWTWKPHEKSISAGALAKHIVELQSWLPNALEGDSFNYATDYQPNPSATFEELIQILEAGLAKNIEFANSKSDEFWFDEWTFKYGEHVIGVMQKMGAYRFVITNHLIHHRGQLSVYLRLLDIPVPGIYGPSADETM from the coding sequence ATGAGCATTAAAGAAAGTTTGATCATAGAAATGCAACGCGAAACAGATAATACGAAACGTCTGTTGGAGCGTCTTAACCAAGACCACTGGACTTGGAAACCTCATGAAAAATCGATATCTGCAGGTGCATTAGCAAAACATATTGTAGAGCTGCAATCGTGGTTACCAAATGCGCTGGAAGGCGATTCTTTCAATTATGCAACCGATTACCAACCTAACCCATCAGCTACTTTTGAAGAACTTATCCAAATTTTAGAAGCGGGTTTAGCAAAAAACATCGAATTTGCAAATTCTAAATCCGATGAGTTTTGGTTTGACGAATGGACTTTCAAATATGGAGAACATGTTATCGGTGTGATGCAAAAAATGGGCGCTTACCGATTTGTCATCACCAATCATTTGATCCATCACAGAGGACAACTTAGTGTGTATCTAAGATTATTAGACATTCCTGTTCCGGGAATCTATGGACCTTCAGCAGATGAGACGATGTAA
- a CDS encoding rhodanese-like domain-containing protein, whose protein sequence is MAIEDILLSGNYHLIDVREPMELEMDGHIEEAQNIPLGELEDRKQEILNLSGTKIFFCRSGNRSGKATEYFKAEGLTDVYNGGAYSDLSEVLENLKQ, encoded by the coding sequence ATGGCAATTGAAGATATCCTATTATCGGGAAATTATCATCTCATCGATGTTCGCGAACCTATGGAATTGGAAATGGATGGTCACATCGAAGAAGCACAAAATATTCCGTTAGGCGAGTTGGAAGATCGTAAACAAGAAATTCTTAACCTAAGTGGTACAAAAATATTTTTCTGCCGAAGCGGAAATCGTTCTGGAAAAGCTACAGAATATTTCAAGGCAGAAGGTTTGACAGATGTTTACAATGGTGGGGCTTATAGTGATTTGAGCGAAGTTCTTGAAAATCTTAAACAATAA
- the queG gene encoding tRNA epoxyqueuosine(34) reductase QueG: MIFNAQNTQLIKEKAKKFGFQSCGISKSEFLEEEAPRLEEWLKNNYQGEMQYMENYFDKRLDPRLLVEGSKSIISLSYNYFPKEDIFENKFQKISKYAYGQDYHEVIKEILREMILELRDEIGDFECRVFVDSAPVLERAWAKKSGIGWVGKNANLITKQNGSFYFLAEIICDLDLVYDNPTTDHCGTCRKCIEACPTNAIVSDKLIDGSKCISYATIELKEEIPSFFKNKMENWMFGCDICQDVCPWNRFSAPTLEEKFQPNEALQNFTKKEWIEMTQEIFSSVFKKSPVKRTKFAGLKRNLDFLSD, translated from the coding sequence GTGATTTTTAATGCACAAAATACACAACTTATCAAAGAGAAAGCTAAGAAATTTGGCTTTCAGTCTTGCGGTATTTCCAAATCAGAATTTTTGGAAGAAGAAGCACCTCGTTTAGAAGAATGGCTAAAAAATAATTACCAAGGCGAAATGCAGTACATGGAAAATTATTTTGACAAACGTCTTGATCCAAGATTGTTGGTAGAAGGTTCAAAATCGATTATATCGTTAAGTTATAACTATTTTCCCAAAGAAGATATTTTTGAAAATAAATTTCAGAAAATCTCAAAATACGCCTACGGACAAGATTATCACGAAGTTATTAAAGAAATTCTACGCGAAATGATTTTGGAGCTTCGGGATGAGATTGGCGATTTCGAATGTCGTGTTTTTGTAGATTCAGCGCCAGTTTTGGAGCGGGCTTGGGCAAAAAAATCAGGCATTGGATGGGTTGGCAAAAACGCAAATCTTATTACAAAACAAAATGGTTCTTTTTATTTTTTAGCGGAAATAATTTGTGATTTGGATCTAGTTTATGACAATCCAACAACCGACCATTGTGGGACTTGTCGCAAATGTATTGAGGCTTGCCCTACCAATGCGATTGTCAGCGATAAGTTAATCGATGGATCCAAATGTATTTCTTACGCCACCATAGAATTAAAAGAAGAAATCCCGTCTTTTTTCAAAAATAAAATGGAAAATTGGATGTTCGGATGCGATATTTGTCAAGATGTCTGTCCTTGGAATCGTTTTTCGGCACCCACTTTAGAAGAAAAGTTTCAGCCTAATGAAGCTCTACAAAATTTCACCAAAAAAGAATGGATAGAGATGACGCAAGAGATTTTTTCTTCGGTTTTCAAAAAATCGCCTGTTAAGAGAACCAAATTTGCTGGGCTTAAGCGCAACTTGGATTTCCTGTCAGATTAG
- a CDS encoding phosphatidate cytidylyltransferase — protein MKKLSLGIIAIFALSILTSCEAINTIFKAGMWWAFILMFGGIALIIWLLSKFMGGGKK, from the coding sequence ATGAAAAAATTATCACTAGGAATTATTGCAATATTTGCACTTTCCATTTTAACAAGTTGCGAAGCCATTAATACTATTTTTAAAGCAGGAATGTGGTGGGCGTTTATACTCATGTTTGGAGGTATTGCTTTGATTATTTGGTTGCTTTCCAAATTTATGGGAGGTGGCAAAAAATAA